The following proteins are encoded in a genomic region of Thunnus maccoyii chromosome 8, fThuMac1.1, whole genome shotgun sequence:
- the cnot6a gene encoding CCR4-NOT transcription complex subunit 6a: MPKEKYDPPDPRRMYTIMSSEEAANGKKSYWAELEISGRVRSLSTALWSLTHLTALHLSDNSLSRIPPDIAKLHNLVYLDLSSNKIRSLPAELGNMVSLRELLLNNNQLRVLPFELGKLFQLQTLGLKGNPLAQEIMSLYQEPDGTRRLLSYLLDNLAGAIKRIPTEQPPARSWISLQEPDRTRASALFSVMCYNVLCDKYATRQLYGYCPSWALNWEYRKKSIMQEIMGCNADIISLQEVETEQYYNFFLPELKEQGYDGFFSPKSRARTMSESDRKHVDGCAIFFKTEKFSAVQKHTVEFNQLAMANSEGSEAMLNRVMTKDNIGVAVLLEVRKEMMEASSGKSLHGMEKQLLLVANAHMHWDPEYSDVKLVQTMMFLSEVKNIVDKATRSLKLSSVSGETNAIPLVLCADLNSLPDSGVVEYLSTGGVDCTHKDFKELRYSDSLTKFNCNGKNSTSNGRITHGFKLKSAYENGLMPYTNYTFDFKGVIDYIFYSKPHLNVLGILGPLDPHWLVENNVSGCPHPHIPSDHFSLFSQLELLLPNLPPQVNGLHLPARR, translated from the exons ATGCCCAAGGAAAAATATGACCCGCCAGATCCCAGGCGGATGTACACAATTATGTCCAGCGAGGAAGCAGCCAACGGGAAGAAGTCATACTGGGCTGAGCTGGAAATCAGCG GCCGAGTAAGGAGTCTCAGCACGGCCCTGTGGTCTCTCACCCACCTCACTGCCCTGCACCTCAGTGACAACTCATTGTCACGCATCCCGCCAGACATTGCCAAACTACACAACTTGGTGTACCTGGATCTCTCATCCAATAAGATCAGGAGCCTGCCGGCAGAGCTCGGCAACATGGTGTCTCTCAG GGAACTGCTTTTAAATAACAACCAGTTGCGGGTTCTGCCATTTGAATTGGGGAAACTGTTTCAGTTACAAACACTGGGGTTGAAAG GAAACCCACTTGCACAAGAAATTATGAGCCTCTACCAGGAACCTGATGGCACGCGGAGACTGCTCAGCTACTTGTTAGACAATCTGGCAGGGGCTATCAAGCGCA TACCAACAGAGCAGCCTCCAGCCCGGTCATGGATCTCTCTTCAGGAACCAGACAGAACACGGGCTTCGG CACTGTTCTCTGTGATGTGCTACAACGTGCTGTGTGATAAGTACGCTACACGACAGCTGTATGGCTACTGCCCCTCTTGGGCTCTAAACTGGGAGTACAGGAAGAAGTCCATCATGCAGGAGATCATGGGCTGCAATGCAGACATCATCAGTTTGCAG GAAGTTGAGACAGAGCAGTACTACAATTTCTTTTTGCCTGAGCTGAAGGAGCAGGGCTATGACGGGTTCTTCAGTCCAAAGTCACGAGCTAGGACCATGTCGGAGTCGGACCGCAAACATGTGGACGGATGTGCAATTTTCTTCAAGACAGAAAA GTTCAGTGCAGTGCAGAAGCATACTGTGGAGTTCAACCAGCTGGCTATGGCTAACTCCGAGGGCTCAGAGGCTATGCTGAACAGGGTGATGACCAAGGACAACATCGGGGTAGCTGTACTGCTTGAGGTCCGCAAAGAGATGATGGAGGCCTCCT CTGGAAAGTCGCTGCACGGCATGGAGAAGCAGCTGCTCCTGGTAGCCAATGCCCACATGCACTGGGACCCAGAGTACTCTGATGTTAAGCTGGTCCAGACCATGATGTTCCTGTCAGAGGTGAAGAACATAGTAGACAAGGCCACACGCAGCCTCAAGTTGTCCTCTGTCTCCGGTGAGACCAATGCCATTCCACTGGTGCTGTGCGCTGACCTCAACTCCTTGCCTGACTCTG GCGTAGTGGAGTACCTGAGTACTGGCGGAGTGGACTGCACCCACAAGGACTTCAAGGAGCTTCGCTATAGCGACAGCCTGACCAAATTCAACTGCAATGGCAAGAACAGCACGTCCAACGGCAGGATTACCCACGGCTTCAAGCTGAAGAGCGCTTATGAGAACGGCCTGATGCCTTACACCAACTACACCTTTGACTTCAAG GGTGTCATCGACTATATTTTCTACTCCAAGCCTCACCTGAACGTGTTGGGTATCTTGGGCCCACTGGACCCCCACTGGCTCGTAGAGAACAATGTCAGCGGCTGCCCACATCCCCACATCCCCTCCGaccacttctctctcttcagCCAGCTGGAGCTGCTCCTGCCCAACTTGCCCCCCCAGGTCAATGGGCTCCATCTGCCTGCACGCAGGTAG